A genomic segment from Barrientosiimonas humi encodes:
- a CDS encoding 3-hydroxyacyl-CoA dehydrogenase NAD-binding domain-containing protein: MTTSTDQASAVRYDKDADGIVTLTLDDPEASANTMNERYSAAMGEALDRLEREVADGDVKGVVVTSAKKTFFAGGDLHALQQVQPEDAGRFFAEVEGIKGQLRRLEQIGRPVVAAINGTALGGGLEIALACHHRIAVDDRGTKIGFPEVTLGLLPGGGGVTRSVRMLGLQDALMNWLLQGQQRAPQEAKDKGLVDEVVASQDELLPAARAWVLAHADDDEVGQPWDRKGYKLPGGTPSNPKLAAFLPAFPANLRKQLKGAAYPAPRAILSAAVEGAQVDVDTASRIESRWFTSLATGPTAKSMIQAFFFDLQEISSGALRPDGIDKTTVDRVGVLGAGMMGAGIAYACATRGIDVVLKDVSAEAAEKGKSYTAKLLDKKVEKGRMTAEAREEILGRITPTTDAADLAGCDAVIEAVFEDAGLKAKVFAEAEEQLPDTALLCSNTSTLPITELAENVSRPRDFIGLHFFSPVDKMKLVEIIKGKETSDEALARAIDVVQQIGKIPIVVNDSRGFYTSRVFGTLITEGVALVEEGVDPATIERAATMAGFPAPPLAMLDEVSLTLTQHIRGEAEKAAAAAGQQLPEQPGSAVVDRMVGEFGRKGRAAGAGFYDYPDDGPKVFWPGVREHFTKADVDIPLRDIQDRYLFAMALETAKTFEEGVIESAAAANIGSIFGIGFPPLTGGAVQFMQGYPGGLAGFVTRARELAKAYGPRFEPSEWLVAKAESGERF, from the coding sequence ATGACCACCAGCACCGACCAGGCCAGCGCGGTCCGTTACGACAAGGACGCCGACGGCATCGTCACGCTCACCCTCGACGACCCCGAGGCGAGCGCCAACACCATGAACGAGCGCTACTCCGCCGCGATGGGCGAGGCGCTCGACCGGCTCGAGCGCGAGGTCGCGGACGGCGACGTCAAGGGCGTGGTCGTCACCAGCGCGAAGAAGACCTTCTTCGCCGGCGGCGACCTGCACGCGCTGCAGCAGGTGCAGCCCGAGGACGCCGGCCGCTTCTTCGCCGAGGTCGAGGGCATCAAGGGCCAGCTGCGCCGGCTCGAGCAGATCGGGCGGCCGGTCGTGGCCGCGATCAACGGCACCGCCCTCGGTGGCGGGCTCGAGATTGCGCTGGCCTGCCACCACCGCATCGCGGTCGACGACCGCGGCACCAAGATCGGCTTCCCCGAGGTCACGCTGGGCCTGCTGCCGGGCGGCGGCGGGGTGACCCGGTCGGTGCGCATGCTCGGGCTGCAGGACGCCCTCATGAACTGGCTGCTGCAGGGCCAGCAGCGCGCGCCCCAGGAGGCCAAGGACAAGGGTCTGGTCGACGAGGTCGTCGCCTCCCAGGACGAGCTGCTCCCGGCCGCCCGCGCCTGGGTGCTCGCCCACGCGGACGACGACGAGGTCGGGCAGCCCTGGGACCGCAAGGGCTACAAGCTGCCCGGCGGCACGCCCAGCAACCCCAAGCTCGCCGCGTTCCTGCCGGCCTTCCCGGCCAACCTGCGCAAGCAGCTCAAGGGTGCCGCCTACCCCGCGCCGCGGGCGATCCTGTCGGCCGCCGTCGAGGGCGCCCAGGTCGACGTCGACACCGCGAGCCGCATCGAGTCGCGCTGGTTCACCTCGCTCGCCACCGGGCCGACGGCCAAGAGCATGATCCAGGCGTTCTTCTTCGACCTGCAGGAGATCTCCTCCGGTGCGCTGCGCCCGGACGGCATCGACAAGACCACGGTCGACAGGGTCGGGGTGCTCGGCGCCGGGATGATGGGTGCCGGCATCGCGTACGCCTGCGCCACCCGCGGCATCGACGTCGTGCTGAAGGACGTCAGCGCCGAGGCCGCCGAGAAGGGCAAGTCCTACACCGCCAAGCTGCTCGACAAGAAGGTCGAGAAGGGGCGGATGACCGCCGAGGCGCGCGAGGAGATCCTCGGTCGCATCACGCCGACCACCGACGCGGCCGACCTGGCCGGCTGCGACGCGGTGATCGAGGCCGTCTTCGAGGACGCCGGGCTCAAGGCCAAGGTGTTCGCCGAGGCCGAGGAGCAGCTGCCCGACACGGCCCTGCTGTGCTCCAACACCTCGACCCTGCCGATCACCGAGCTCGCCGAGAACGTCTCTCGGCCAAGGGATTTCATCGGCCTGCACTTCTTCTCGCCGGTCGACAAGATGAAGCTCGTCGAGATCATCAAGGGCAAGGAGACCTCCGACGAGGCGCTGGCCCGCGCGATTGACGTCGTGCAGCAGATCGGCAAGATCCCGATCGTCGTCAACGACAGCCGGGGGTTCTACACCAGCCGGGTGTTCGGCACGCTGATCACCGAGGGCGTCGCGCTGGTCGAGGAGGGCGTCGACCCGGCGACGATCGAGCGCGCCGCGACCATGGCCGGCTTCCCCGCGCCGCCGCTCGCGATGCTCGACGAGGTCTCGCTGACGCTGACCCAGCACATCCGCGGGGAGGCCGAGAAGGCCGCGGCCGCCGCGGGGCAGCAGCTGCCCGAGCAGCCGGGCAGCGCCGTGGTCGACCGGATGGTCGGCGAGTTCGGCCGCAAGGGCCGGGCCGCGGGCGCCGGGTTCTACGACTACCCCGACGACGGCCCCAAGGTCTTCTGGCCGGGCGTGCGCGAGCACTTCACCAAGGCCGACGTCGACATCCCGCTGCGCGACATCCAGGACCGCTACCTGTTCGCGATGGCGCTCGAGACCGCCAAGACGTTCGAGGAAGGCGTCATCGAGTCGGCCGCCGCCGCCAACATCGGGTCGATCTTCGGCATCGGCTTCCCGCCGCTCACCGGCGGCGCCGTCCAGTTCATGCAGGGATATCCCGGCGGTCTGGCGGGGTTCGTGACGCGTGCGCGCGAGCTGGCGAAGGCGTACGGCCCGCGGTTCGAGCCCTCGGAGTGGCTGGTCGCCAAGGCCGAGTCCGGCGAACGGTTCTGA
- a CDS encoding CoA transferase: MSAPPLEGIRVVSLAINLPGPAAAARLRQLGAEVVKVEPPSGDPLAFGVPDYYERLTEGQQVMTVDLKDDLTPVWSLLETADLLVTSSRPAALARLGLDWKSLHDRAPRLCQVAIVGHPGEQADVAGHDLTYQASAGTLLPPAMPTVLVADLAGAERAVADGLAALLARERTGEGQFREVALSDVADDLAQPVQRKMTGHGGFLGGELASYRIYAAATGFVAVAALEPHFWDRLLSELELTEGSVDELERVFATRSADEWQTWARERDLPVAAVRQITHGEA, translated from the coding sequence GTGTCCGCGCCGCCCCTGGAGGGGATCCGGGTCGTCAGCCTGGCGATCAACCTGCCCGGGCCGGCCGCGGCCGCGCGGCTGCGCCAGCTCGGTGCCGAGGTCGTCAAGGTCGAGCCGCCGAGCGGTGACCCGCTCGCGTTCGGCGTGCCCGACTACTACGAGCGGCTGACCGAGGGGCAGCAGGTCATGACGGTCGACCTCAAGGACGACCTGACCCCCGTCTGGAGCCTGCTCGAGACGGCCGACCTGCTGGTCACCTCGTCGCGGCCGGCCGCCCTGGCGCGGCTCGGCCTCGACTGGAAGTCGTTGCACGACAGGGCTCCTCGGCTGTGCCAGGTCGCGATCGTCGGGCACCCGGGGGAGCAGGCCGACGTGGCCGGGCACGACCTGACCTATCAGGCGAGCGCCGGCACCCTGCTGCCGCCGGCGATGCCCACGGTGCTCGTCGCCGACCTCGCCGGCGCCGAGCGAGCGGTCGCCGACGGACTGGCGGCCCTGCTCGCGCGCGAGCGGACGGGCGAGGGGCAGTTCCGGGAGGTCGCGCTCAGCGACGTCGCCGACGACCTCGCGCAGCCGGTCCAGCGCAAGATGACCGGCCACGGCGGGTTCCTCGGCGGCGAGCTGGCGTCGTACCGGATCTACGCAGCCGCAACGGGATTCGTCGCCGTTGCAGCCCTGGAGCCGCACTTCTGGGACCGGTTGCTGAGCGAGCTCGAGCTGACCGAGGGATCGGTCGACGAGCTGGAGCGGGTGTTCGCCACGCGCTCCGCGGACGAGTGGCAGACCTGGGCGCGCGAGCGGGACCTCCCCGTCGCGGCCGTACGACAGATCACGCACGGAGAGGCTTGA
- a CDS encoding acyl-CoA dehydrogenase family protein, whose amino-acid sequence MELTRTYRSPWLDEELDDVRQLARTFFEKESVPNQERWAKEHQVDREYWNAAGDAGLLCIAIPTEFGGGGGTFAHEAVVMEEQAAAGDDAFGYSVHSTIVAPYIMKYGTQEQKEKWLPKLATGELVGAIAMTEPGAGSDLQALRTSARLDGDEYVVNGSKTFITNGTHADLIIVVVRTGEEEGGKGLSLLVIETDGLAGFERGRVLEKLGMPGQDTRELFFSDMRVPKENILGGEEGQAFLQLMEQLPQERLIIAVAAAKGAELAIDRTVEYAKERQAFGRELMKFQNTRFVLAECATQARAVRTLVDHCIELHLKGELDAQSASMAKWFSTDQQCQIIDRCLQIFGGYGYMLEYPIARAYAAARVQKIYGGTNEIMKELIARTL is encoded by the coding sequence ATGGAGCTGACGCGGACATACCGGTCGCCGTGGCTGGACGAGGAGCTCGACGACGTGCGGCAGCTGGCCCGCACCTTCTTCGAGAAGGAGTCGGTGCCGAACCAGGAGCGGTGGGCCAAGGAGCACCAGGTCGACCGGGAGTACTGGAACGCCGCCGGCGACGCCGGGCTGCTGTGCATCGCGATCCCGACCGAGTTCGGTGGTGGCGGAGGCACGTTCGCGCACGAGGCCGTCGTCATGGAGGAGCAGGCCGCCGCCGGTGACGACGCGTTCGGCTACAGCGTGCACTCGACGATCGTGGCGCCGTACATCATGAAGTACGGCACCCAGGAGCAGAAGGAGAAGTGGCTCCCGAAGCTCGCCACCGGTGAGCTGGTCGGCGCGATCGCGATGACCGAGCCGGGGGCCGGATCCGACCTGCAGGCGCTGCGCACGAGCGCCAGGCTGGACGGCGACGAGTACGTCGTCAACGGCTCGAAGACGTTCATCACCAACGGAACTCACGCCGACCTCATCATCGTCGTGGTGCGCACGGGCGAGGAGGAGGGCGGAAAGGGCCTGTCGCTGCTCGTGATCGAGACCGACGGCCTCGCCGGGTTCGAGCGCGGCCGCGTGCTGGAGAAGCTCGGCATGCCGGGGCAGGACACCCGCGAGCTGTTCTTCTCCGACATGCGGGTGCCGAAGGAGAACATTCTCGGCGGCGAGGAGGGCCAGGCGTTCCTGCAGCTCATGGAGCAGCTGCCGCAGGAGCGGCTGATCATCGCCGTGGCGGCCGCCAAGGGCGCCGAGCTGGCGATCGACCGCACGGTCGAGTACGCCAAGGAGCGGCAGGCGTTCGGCCGCGAGCTGATGAAGTTCCAGAACACCCGGTTCGTGCTGGCCGAGTGCGCCACCCAGGCCCGCGCCGTGCGCACGCTCGTCGACCACTGCATCGAGCTGCACCTCAAGGGCGAGCTCGACGCGCAGTCGGCCTCGATGGCCAAGTGGTTCTCCACCGACCAGCAGTGCCAGATCATCGACCGCTGCCTGCAGATCTTCGGCGGCTACGGCTACATGCTGGAGTACCCCATCGCCCGCGCCTACGCCGCCGCCCGCGTGCAGAAGATCTACGGCGGCACCAACGAGATCATGAAGGAGCTCATCGCCCGCACCCTCTGA
- a CDS encoding SDR family oxidoreductase — translation MSSHTGRKALVTGGANGIGEAASRALAAQGATVVVADRDQQRASTVAAEIGGQVWPIDLLDTDGLAGLRLDFDILVNNAGMQVVAPIQDFDVAAFRQIQRLMVEAPFLLVRACLPHMYDRGWGRVVNVSSIHGLVASPYKSAYVTAKHALEGLSKATALEGGPHGVTSNCINPAYVRTALVEGQIDAQARENGISREQVVGDVMLAKSAIKRLIEPAEVGALIAYLASDEASMITGSSYAIDGGWTAG, via the coding sequence ATGAGCTCTCACACCGGACGCAAGGCCCTGGTCACCGGCGGCGCCAACGGCATCGGCGAGGCGGCGAGCCGGGCGCTCGCGGCCCAGGGTGCGACGGTCGTCGTCGCCGACCGCGACCAGCAGCGCGCCAGCACCGTCGCGGCCGAGATCGGCGGTCAGGTGTGGCCGATCGACCTGCTCGACACCGACGGCCTCGCGGGGCTGCGCCTCGACTTCGACATCCTCGTCAACAACGCCGGCATGCAGGTCGTCGCGCCGATCCAGGACTTCGACGTCGCGGCGTTCCGGCAGATCCAGCGGCTCATGGTCGAGGCGCCGTTCCTGCTCGTGCGCGCGTGCCTGCCCCACATGTACGACCGCGGATGGGGCCGCGTCGTCAACGTCTCCTCGATCCACGGGCTGGTGGCCTCGCCCTACAAGTCGGCCTACGTCACCGCCAAGCACGCCCTCGAAGGCCTCAGCAAGGCCACGGCGCTCGAGGGCGGCCCGCACGGGGTGACGAGCAACTGCATCAACCCGGCGTACGTCCGCACGGCCCTGGTCGAGGGGCAGATCGACGCCCAGGCGCGGGAGAACGGCATCAGCCGCGAGCAGGTCGTCGGCGACGTCATGCTCGCCAAGTCGGCGATCAAGCGGCTCATCGAGCCGGCCGAGGTGGGCGCGCTGATCGCCTACCTCGCCAGCGACGAGGCCTCGATGATCACCGGTTCGTCGTACGCCATCGACGGCGGCTGGACCGCCGGCTGA
- a CDS encoding methionine ABC transporter permease: MGSTDWAQLGPLLQESLLQTLLMVGVTVLVGGALGLALGVLLVTTRPGGILAHRGLHTVLNVIVNIVRPIPFIIFITAVGPLTLQVMGTTVGTRAVLFPLALAATFGISRIVEQNLVAVDPGVIEAAQAMGASPWRIIRTVLVPEALGPLVLGYTFALVAVVDMTAIAGAIGGGGLGQFAITYGYQRFNWVVTGVAVVVIIVLVQLAQFSGNALSRKVMRR; the protein is encoded by the coding sequence ATGGGGAGCACCGACTGGGCCCAGCTCGGGCCGCTGCTGCAGGAGTCCCTGCTGCAGACGCTGCTGATGGTCGGCGTGACCGTGCTCGTCGGCGGGGCGCTCGGGCTCGCGCTCGGCGTGCTGCTCGTGACCACGCGGCCCGGCGGCATCCTCGCCCACCGCGGGCTGCACACCGTGCTCAACGTGATCGTCAACATCGTGCGCCCGATCCCGTTCATCATCTTCATCACCGCCGTGGGGCCGCTGACCCTGCAGGTGATGGGCACGACCGTCGGCACCCGCGCCGTGCTGTTCCCGCTGGCGCTGGCCGCGACGTTCGGGATCTCGCGCATCGTCGAGCAGAACCTCGTGGCCGTCGACCCCGGCGTGATCGAGGCGGCGCAGGCGATGGGCGCCTCGCCCTGGCGGATCATCCGCACCGTGCTGGTGCCCGAGGCGCTCGGGCCGCTGGTGCTCGGTTACACCTTCGCGCTCGTGGCCGTCGTCGACATGACCGCGATCGCCGGGGCCATCGGTGGCGGCGGACTCGGGCAGTTCGCGATCACGTACGGCTATCAGCGGTTCAACTGGGTCGTCACCGGGGTGGCGGTCGTGGTGATCATCGTGCTGGTGCAGCTGGCGCAGTTCTCCGGCAACGCGTTGTCGCGAAAGGTCATGCGGCGCTAG
- a CDS encoding methionine ABC transporter ATP-binding protein, which translates to MSESIISLDRVGKTFSRGGSQVTALDEVTLDVRRGEVFAVIGFSGAGKSTLVRLINGLELPTSGTVTVQGQQLNSLRPKQIRALRSDIGMVFQQFNLLRSRTVYGNVAYPLEVAGWKPEQIYRRITELLHFVGLTERAWAYPEELSGGQKQRVGIARALATNPPILLADESTSALDPDTTREVLALLRRVNEELGITIVVITHEMEVVRSLADRVAVLESGRLAELGPVRDIFANPTAGATRRLVGATLDAVPDADDLAQLRARHRGRIVTVTVAAGRSLGAVLGRASEQGVELEIVHGGLTSMKEESLATFTLSLRGEPDAVERMVAELRGIGAVEEAGDHGRTAGEAGEPLQEVSA; encoded by the coding sequence ATGAGCGAGTCGATCATCAGCCTCGACCGGGTCGGCAAGACCTTCTCGCGGGGCGGGTCGCAGGTGACCGCGCTGGACGAGGTGACCCTGGACGTACGCCGGGGTGAGGTGTTCGCCGTCATCGGCTTCTCCGGTGCCGGCAAGAGCACGCTCGTGCGGCTGATCAACGGGCTGGAGCTGCCGACCAGCGGCACGGTCACCGTGCAGGGCCAGCAGCTGAACTCGTTGCGCCCCAAGCAGATCCGCGCGCTGCGCAGCGACATCGGCATGGTGTTCCAGCAGTTCAACCTGCTGCGCTCGCGCACGGTGTACGGCAACGTCGCCTACCCGCTCGAGGTCGCCGGCTGGAAGCCGGAGCAGATCTATCGGCGGATCACCGAGCTGCTGCACTTCGTCGGGCTGACCGAGCGCGCGTGGGCCTATCCGGAGGAGCTGTCCGGCGGGCAGAAGCAGCGCGTGGGCATCGCCCGGGCGCTCGCCACCAACCCGCCGATCCTGCTGGCCGACGAGTCGACCAGCGCGCTCGACCCGGACACCACGCGCGAGGTGCTCGCGCTGCTGCGCCGCGTCAACGAGGAGCTCGGCATCACCATCGTCGTGATCACCCACGAGATGGAGGTCGTGCGCAGCCTGGCCGACCGGGTGGCGGTGCTGGAGTCGGGGCGCCTGGCCGAGCTCGGCCCGGTGCGCGACATCTTCGCGAACCCGACGGCCGGGGCCACCCGGCGCCTCGTCGGCGCCACGCTCGACGCGGTGCCCGACGCCGACGACCTCGCGCAGCTGCGCGCGCGGCACCGGGGGCGCATCGTCACCGTCACCGTGGCCGCGGGCCGCAGCCTCGGCGCGGTGCTCGGCCGTGCCAGCGAGCAGGGCGTCGAGCTGGAGATCGTGCACGGCGGCCTGACCTCGATGAAGGAGGAGTCGCTCGCGACGTTCACCCTGAGCCTGCGCGGCGAGCCGGACGCGGTGGAGCGGATGGTCGCCGAGCTGCGCGGCATCGGTGCGGTCGAGGAGGCCGGTGACCACGGACGTACGGCGGGCGAGGCGGGCGAACCGCTGCAGGAGGTGTCGGCCTGA
- a CDS encoding MetQ/NlpA family ABC transporter substrate-binding protein, translating into MSSPSSGADATGQIPPLPPYPGSRGRGVRTAITAGGLVVALAAGFGLGRATADDGGSASADEPREVTIGTTEASAEWWPPLQRLARENGIEIKLVSFSDYTQPNPALAQGQTDLNLFQHLQFLASYNSNDNQDLTPIGSTQVVPLPLYSKKHTALNQIPQGGKIAIPNDPTNQARALLVLQQAGLLRLKGGGNALSTPADIDRAASKVTVQPVDAAQTVASLPSVDGAVVNNNFALDGNLDPKSALFQDDPKSKAAEPYINVVVARAEDKDDPTYRKIAQLYHSPEVVAAVKRQSKGTSVVVDRPADQLGSILTRLEKDVAGS; encoded by the coding sequence ATGTCTTCCCCCTCTTCCGGCGCGGACGCGACGGGCCAGATCCCGCCGCTGCCGCCGTACCCCGGGTCGCGCGGGCGGGGTGTGCGCACGGCGATCACCGCCGGCGGCCTCGTCGTCGCGCTAGCGGCCGGGTTCGGCCTGGGCCGCGCGACCGCGGACGACGGCGGCAGCGCCTCGGCCGACGAGCCGCGCGAGGTCACCATCGGCACCACCGAGGCGAGTGCGGAGTGGTGGCCGCCGCTGCAGCGGCTGGCCCGCGAGAACGGCATCGAGATCAAGCTCGTGTCGTTCTCCGACTACACCCAGCCCAACCCCGCGCTGGCGCAGGGGCAGACCGACCTCAACCTGTTCCAGCACCTGCAGTTCCTCGCGAGCTACAACAGCAACGACAACCAGGACCTCACCCCGATCGGGTCGACCCAGGTCGTGCCGCTGCCGCTGTACTCCAAGAAGCACACGGCGCTGAACCAGATCCCGCAGGGCGGCAAGATCGCCATCCCCAACGACCCCACCAACCAGGCGCGGGCGCTGCTCGTGCTGCAGCAGGCGGGGCTGCTGAGGCTCAAGGGCGGCGGCAACGCGCTGTCGACCCCGGCCGACATCGACCGTGCCGCCTCGAAGGTCACGGTGCAGCCGGTCGACGCCGCGCAGACCGTCGCGTCGCTGCCGTCGGTCGACGGTGCGGTCGTCAACAACAACTTCGCGCTCGACGGCAACCTCGACCCCAAGTCGGCGCTGTTCCAGGACGACCCGAAGAGCAAGGCGGCCGAGCCCTACATCAACGTCGTCGTCGCCCGCGCCGAGGACAAGGACGACCCGACCTACCGCAAGATCGCCCAGCTCTACCACTCCCCCGAGGTCGTCGCCGCGGTGAAGCGGCAGTCCAAGGGCACGTCGGTCGTCGTCGACCGCCCCGCCGACCAGCTCGGCAGCATCCTGACCCGGCTCGAGAAGGACGTGGCGGGGTCATGA
- a CDS encoding NADH-quinone oxidoreductase subunit A, whose product MKGPLVGYLVVVVVALAGVLLFGAAMLMRRLLAPVSQTPARLTTYESGVDPVGQGWSQSQVRYLGFAFLYVVFAVDAVYLFPWATVLRDADLGVASLVEMGIFIGVLVVGLAHAARRGLLRWTP is encoded by the coding sequence GTGAAGGGTCCCCTCGTCGGCTATCTCGTCGTCGTCGTCGTCGCGCTCGCCGGAGTGCTGCTGTTCGGCGCGGCGATGCTGATGCGTCGGCTCCTGGCGCCGGTGTCGCAGACGCCGGCCCGGCTGACGACGTACGAGTCCGGCGTCGACCCGGTCGGTCAGGGCTGGTCCCAGTCGCAGGTGCGCTACCTCGGATTTGCTTTCCTCTACGTCGTTTTCGCGGTCGACGCGGTCTACCTCTTCCCGTGGGCGACGGTGCTGCGTGACGCCGACCTCGGGGTCGCGAGCCTGGTCGAGATGGGCATCTTCATCGGCGTGCTGGTCGTGGGGCTCGCGCACGCCGCGCGCCGCGGCCTGCTGAGGTGGACCCCGTGA
- a CDS encoding NADH-quinone oxidoreductase subunit B, whose protein sequence is MRLILNWGRRYSLWVFNFGLACCAIEFIAGSMARHDFIRLGVIPFAPGPRQADLMVVSGTVTDKMAPAVRRLYDQMPEPKYVISFGACSNSGGPYWDSYCVTKGVDQLIPVDVYVPGCPPRPEALLHGILVLQQQIAEERLTTRSYADRRRFAGAVTRPLVRRDQPAEPPQGDPS, encoded by the coding sequence ATGCGGCTGATCCTCAACTGGGGGCGGCGCTACTCGCTGTGGGTCTTCAACTTCGGGCTCGCCTGCTGCGCCATCGAGTTCATCGCCGGCAGCATGGCGCGGCACGACTTCATCCGGCTCGGCGTCATCCCGTTCGCCCCCGGCCCGCGCCAGGCCGACCTGATGGTCGTCTCCGGCACGGTCACCGACAAGATGGCGCCGGCCGTGCGCCGGCTCTACGACCAGATGCCCGAGCCGAAGTACGTCATCTCCTTCGGCGCCTGCTCCAACTCCGGCGGCCCCTACTGGGACTCCTACTGCGTCACCAAGGGCGTCGACCAGCTGATCCCGGTCGACGTCTACGTGCCCGGCTGCCCGCCCCGCCCCGAGGCGCTGCTGCACGGCATCCTCGTGCTGCAGCAGCAGATCGCCGAGGAGCGCCTGACCACCCGGTCGTACGCCGACCGGCGCCGCTTCGCCGGCGCGGTCACCCGCCCGCTCGTGCGCCGGGACCAGCCGGCCGAGCCGCCGCAGGGCGACCCGTCATGA
- a CDS encoding NADH-quinone oxidoreductase subunit C, producing MSLDAERRDCPPQEWYALHEQLRAEGFAFFDFLTAVDETDRDEGGLDVVSHLYDVTPGALRSVLVRTRVPETEPLRSLTTLWRGAAWHERETHEMFGLEFTDFDDGSRLGIRPLLLPEGFEGRPLRKDFVLAARVSKPWPGAKDPGESGDSPAPRRGRRKNLPPGVPDSSWGPR from the coding sequence ATGAGCCTGGACGCCGAGCGGCGGGACTGCCCGCCGCAGGAGTGGTACGCCCTCCACGAGCAGCTGCGCGCCGAGGGCTTCGCGTTCTTCGACTTCCTCACCGCCGTCGACGAGACCGACCGTGACGAGGGAGGTCTCGACGTCGTGAGCCACCTCTACGACGTCACGCCCGGCGCGCTGCGGTCGGTGCTGGTGCGCACCCGTGTGCCGGAGACCGAGCCGCTGCGCAGCCTCACGACGCTGTGGCGCGGCGCCGCCTGGCACGAGCGCGAGACGCACGAGATGTTCGGCCTGGAGTTCACCGACTTCGACGACGGCAGCCGGCTCGGCATCCGCCCGCTGCTGCTCCCCGAGGGCTTCGAGGGGCGGCCGCTGCGCAAGGACTTCGTGCTCGCCGCGCGCGTCTCCAAGCCGTGGCCGGGCGCGAAAGACCCTGGGGAGTCAGGCGATTCGCCCGCGCCCCGCCGCGGTCGCCGCAAGAACCTGCCGCCCGGCGTGCCCGACTCCTCGTGGGGGCCGCGGTGA
- a CDS encoding complex I subunit 1/NuoH family protein — MTWLEAGVRAALVLVAFLVLPLLVGQTEHKVMAHMQGRLGPMHAGGFHGWAQLIADGVKFTQKEDIVPAAADRWVFRAAPAVALVAYLLAMAVVPFSPTLVGADVPASLLVLLAVSGIGALGTLMAGWGSGNKYALVGAMRSAAQLVSYELPLILACASFALAGGTLSLTGIAHAWTPWWLLWQAPAALVLLVAATAELQRPPFDMPIADSEVVMGPYTEFTGLRFAFFLLAEYAGIVVMSLLVAVVYLGGWTGPFDGALGWLWTLLKGFAVALLIIWMRVSWPRLREDQLQRLAWLGLVPLALVQLAITGVGVVLTA, encoded by the coding sequence ATGACCTGGCTCGAGGCCGGCGTGCGCGCCGCGCTCGTGCTCGTGGCCTTCCTGGTGCTGCCGCTGCTCGTCGGCCAGACCGAGCACAAGGTGATGGCCCACATGCAGGGCCGCCTCGGCCCGATGCACGCCGGCGGGTTCCACGGCTGGGCCCAGCTGATCGCCGACGGCGTGAAGTTCACGCAGAAGGAGGACATCGTCCCGGCGGCCGCCGACCGATGGGTCTTCCGGGCCGCGCCCGCGGTGGCGCTGGTGGCGTACCTCCTCGCGATGGCCGTCGTGCCGTTCTCGCCGACCCTGGTCGGCGCCGACGTGCCCGCGAGCCTGCTGGTGCTGCTGGCCGTCTCGGGCATCGGCGCCCTCGGCACGCTGATGGCCGGCTGGGGCTCGGGCAACAAGTACGCCCTCGTCGGCGCGATGCGCTCGGCCGCCCAGCTCGTCAGCTACGAGCTGCCGCTGATCCTGGCCTGCGCCTCGTTCGCCCTCGCCGGCGGCACCCTCTCGCTCACCGGCATCGCGCACGCGTGGACGCCGTGGTGGCTGCTGTGGCAGGCACCGGCGGCCCTGGTGCTGCTGGTGGCGGCGACCGCCGAGCTGCAGCGCCCGCCGTTCGACATGCCCATCGCCGACTCCGAGGTCGTGATGGGCCCCTACACCGAGTTCACCGGGCTGCGCTTCGCGTTCTTCCTGCTCGCCGAGTACGCCGGGATCGTCGTGATGTCGCTGCTGGTCGCCGTGGTCTACCTCGGTGGCTGGACGGGCCCGTTCGACGGCGCGCTCGGCTGGCTGTGGACGCTGCTCAAGGGGTTCGCGGTCGCGCTGCTCATCATCTGGATGCGCGTGTCGTGGCCGCGGCTGCGCGAGGACCAGCTGCAGCGACTCGCCTGGTTGGGCCTGGTGCCGCTGGCCCTGGTGCAGCTGGCGATCACCGGCGTCGGCGTCGTCCTCACCGCGTGA